A section of the Streptomyces xinghaiensis S187 genome encodes:
- a CDS encoding (2Fe-2S)-binding protein produces the protein MSEIIVDGRPLAFIEGQTVAAALVAAGRVAWRTTRIGHRPRGVFCGIGVCFDCLVTIDGAGGQRACLVPARPGMTVTTGEGDDE, from the coding sequence GTGAGCGAGATCATCGTCGATGGAAGGCCACTGGCGTTCATCGAGGGACAGACCGTTGCCGCAGCCCTCGTGGCCGCGGGCCGGGTCGCCTGGCGCACCACCCGCATCGGGCACCGCCCGCGCGGCGTGTTCTGCGGGATCGGCGTCTGCTTCGACTGCCTGGTGACGATTGACGGAGCCGGTGGGCAGCGTGCCTGTCTGGTACCGGCGCGTCCGGGCATGACCGTCACGACCGGGGAGGGTGACGATGAGTGA
- a CDS encoding NAD(P)/FAD-dependent oxidoreductase, whose amino-acid sequence MSESADLIVVGAGPAGMAAAVTALAGGLRVILVDSGTAVGGQFWRHPPEHARSAIRTEDLHHKLRDYHALSRALSAGRAKGRLGLRLAHHVWSAVREGDGFAVRAVDRREVPEETAVVLRAPRLLVATGAYDRQLPFPGWDLPGVLTVGGLQALLKGGGVAAGSRVALGGTGPFLLPVAAGLAKRGVEVVAVCEAAHPLAWLRHPGPLLGNPGKWVEGARYAAALARHGIRVRPRTAIVGAEGGDRVTSVRIASLAHDGSPRPGTERRVEVDAVGVGWGFTPQLDLLLPLGCELTGSEDGNAVVAVDDGQRTTVPGLYAAGEACGVGGAPLAVGEGRLAAESVLADSGAAPVLGKKRLARVRATVARQRAFARAMSLAHPIPPAWSSWLTDETVVCRCEEVTAGAVRAACTGSGASDHRQVKQLTRAGMGWCQGRMCGPAVHCLASQERAYVPAERLVATPVTLGALGDFEKYSENR is encoded by the coding sequence ATGAGTGAATCAGCGGATCTCATTGTTGTGGGTGCGGGTCCGGCCGGTATGGCCGCGGCGGTCACGGCTCTGGCCGGCGGGCTGCGCGTCATCCTCGTCGACTCGGGCACCGCCGTCGGAGGTCAGTTCTGGCGGCATCCGCCCGAGCACGCGCGGTCGGCGATCCGGACAGAAGATCTCCACCACAAACTGCGGGATTACCATGCGCTCTCCCGTGCGCTGTCGGCAGGCCGGGCGAAGGGCCGGCTTGGACTGCGCCTGGCGCACCACGTGTGGTCCGCCGTCCGCGAGGGCGACGGATTCGCGGTCCGCGCGGTCGACCGGCGCGAGGTGCCCGAGGAGACCGCCGTGGTTCTGCGCGCACCGAGGTTGCTCGTGGCCACCGGGGCCTACGACCGGCAACTGCCGTTCCCCGGGTGGGACCTGCCGGGTGTACTCACCGTCGGCGGCCTCCAGGCGCTGCTCAAGGGCGGCGGAGTCGCGGCCGGGAGCCGCGTGGCGCTGGGCGGCACCGGCCCGTTCCTGCTGCCGGTGGCCGCAGGCCTCGCGAAACGCGGAGTCGAGGTGGTCGCGGTGTGCGAGGCGGCCCACCCGCTGGCGTGGCTGCGGCACCCGGGTCCGCTTCTGGGCAACCCGGGCAAGTGGGTTGAGGGTGCCCGGTACGCCGCGGCCCTTGCGCGCCACGGCATCCGGGTCCGACCGCGCACGGCGATTGTCGGCGCCGAAGGGGGCGACCGGGTGACCTCGGTCCGGATCGCCTCACTGGCGCACGACGGCAGTCCGCGCCCGGGCACGGAACGACGGGTCGAGGTCGATGCCGTCGGCGTCGGCTGGGGTTTCACACCTCAGCTCGACCTGCTCCTCCCCCTCGGCTGTGAGCTCACGGGTTCCGAGGACGGCAACGCGGTCGTCGCGGTCGACGACGGGCAGCGCACCACCGTCCCCGGACTCTATGCCGCGGGTGAGGCGTGCGGTGTGGGCGGCGCCCCCCTTGCGGTGGGTGAGGGGCGCCTTGCCGCCGAGTCGGTTCTCGCCGATTCCGGAGCGGCTCCCGTGCTGGGGAAGAAGCGTCTGGCCAGGGTGCGCGCCACGGTGGCCAGGCAACGTGCCTTCGCGCGGGCGATGAGCCTTGCTCACCCGATCCCGCCGGCATGGTCCTCGTGGCTGACCGACGAGACCGTGGTGTGCCGGTGCGAGGAGGTGACCGCGGGCGCGGTCCGGGCCGCCTGCACCGGCAGCGGGGCAAGTGATCACCGGCAGGTCAAGCAGCTGACCCGGGCCGGTATGGGCTGGTGCCAGGGGCGGATGTGCGGACCGGCGGTCCACTGCCTCGCATCACAGGAGCGGGCCTACGTGCCCGCGGAACGACTCGTCGCGACGCCCGTCACCCTCGGTGCGCTCGGCGACTTCGAAAAATATAGTGAAAACCGATAA